In Paeniglutamicibacter kerguelensis, one genomic interval encodes:
- a CDS encoding aldehyde dehydrogenase (NADP(+)) codes for MSTDTQQLTGQSILAGITTPGNGGEVRGFNPATNQALDPAYSLIDTDQLQLATAAAEDAFESFRSLDPETHAAFLEAIAENIEAVGTELVARAMAETGLPEARLTGERGRTCNQLRLFAQVVRAGDHHGVRIDPALPERTPMPRVDIRQRKIPVGPVAVFGASNFPLAFSTAGGDTASALAAGCPVVFKAHNAHPGTSEIVGRAITQAITDANLHPGIFSLLYGPGASIGQALVADPRIKAVGFTGSRSGGTALMASAAARPEPIPVYAEMSSINPVIFFAGALAEDAAGHAKAYLGSVTGSSGQLCTAPGLVFVPAGESGDAFAAALRAETGNASGQTMLTEGIYNSWVQGVHNLGAQPGVELLGRGTKGAGENAPAPSIFSTGVEQLLENPVLHEEIFGAASLVIRYEDVADLATALSKLEGQLTATLQLNDSDHEAVAAVLPILERKAGRILVNGWPTGVEVGHAMVHGGPFPATSDTRTTSVGTLAIERFLRPVAYQNIPDGLLPAPLQRANPWKLTRRIDGTLKNAGDQA; via the coding sequence ATGTCCACGGATACCCAGCAACTCACCGGCCAGTCCATCCTGGCCGGGATCACCACCCCAGGCAACGGGGGCGAGGTCCGGGGTTTCAACCCCGCCACCAACCAGGCGCTCGACCCGGCGTACAGCCTGATCGACACCGATCAGCTGCAGCTGGCAACGGCCGCCGCCGAGGACGCCTTCGAGTCCTTCCGTTCCCTTGACCCGGAAACCCACGCCGCCTTCCTCGAGGCAATTGCCGAGAACATCGAGGCCGTGGGAACCGAGCTGGTTGCCCGGGCCATGGCAGAGACCGGGCTTCCCGAGGCACGGCTCACCGGCGAGCGCGGGCGCACCTGCAACCAGCTGCGGCTCTTTGCCCAGGTGGTTCGGGCGGGCGACCACCACGGGGTGCGGATCGATCCGGCCTTGCCGGAACGCACTCCGATGCCACGGGTGGACATCCGCCAGCGCAAGATCCCGGTGGGTCCGGTCGCGGTGTTCGGTGCGTCCAACTTCCCCCTCGCCTTCTCCACCGCCGGCGGCGACACCGCCTCGGCACTGGCCGCCGGCTGCCCGGTGGTCTTCAAGGCCCACAACGCCCACCCGGGCACCAGCGAGATCGTCGGCCGGGCCATCACCCAGGCCATCACGGATGCGAACCTGCACCCGGGCATCTTCTCCCTCCTCTACGGACCCGGCGCAAGCATCGGCCAGGCACTGGTGGCCGACCCGCGCATCAAGGCCGTGGGCTTCACCGGTTCCCGTTCCGGCGGCACCGCGCTGATGGCTTCCGCGGCGGCCCGCCCGGAGCCGATCCCGGTCTACGCGGAAATGAGCTCCATCAACCCGGTCATCTTCTTCGCCGGGGCACTGGCCGAGGACGCCGCCGGCCACGCCAAGGCGTACCTTGGCTCGGTCACCGGTTCCAGCGGCCAGCTGTGCACCGCCCCGGGATTGGTCTTCGTCCCGGCAGGGGAATCCGGCGACGCCTTCGCCGCCGCGCTTCGCGCCGAGACCGGCAACGCCTCCGGGCAGACCATGCTCACCGAGGGCATCTACAACTCCTGGGTCCAGGGTGTCCACAACCTTGGCGCCCAGCCCGGAGTCGAGCTCCTGGGCCGCGGCACCAAGGGTGCAGGCGAAAACGCCCCGGCCCCGTCCATCTTCTCCACCGGTGTCGAGCAGCTGCTGGAGAACCCGGTGTTGCACGAGGAAATCTTCGGCGCCGCCTCGCTGGTCATCCGCTACGAGGACGTCGCCGACCTTGCAACCGCCCTGTCCAAGCTGGAGGGCCAGCTCACCGCGACCCTGCAGCTGAACGACTCCGACCACGAAGCCGTCGCCGCGGTGCTGCCCATCCTGGAACGCAAGGCCGGACGCATCTTGGTCAACGGCTGGCCCACCGGCGTCGAGGTCGGCCACGCCATGGTGCACGGCGGACCGTTCCCGGCAACCTCTGACACCCGCACCACCTCGGTGGGCACGCTGGCCATCGAACGGTTCCTGCGCCCGGTGGCCTACCAAAACATCCCCGACGGTTTGCTGCCGGCCCCGCTGCAGCGGGCCAACCCCTGGAAGCTGACCCGCCGCATCGACGGCACCCTGAAGAACGCCGGAGACCAAGCATGA
- the kdgD gene encoding 5-dehydro-4-deoxyglucarate dehydratase — protein sequence MATYTPAELAAKLKDGLLSFPVTAFDANLEIDEAAYRSHLDWQSSFGVAGLFAAGGTGEGFTLTPEEASRVVRMAVEEAGSRVPVLGSAGGSTKQAIQNAQDSEAAGAEGILLLPPYLTECDQEGLFQHVSAVCASTSTGVIVYNRANAIYSADTVARLADTHENFIGFKDATGDIEHLTKVYTKNGDRLFYLGGLPTAETFALPLLQLGMSTYSSAMYNFVPEFALDFYKDVRNQDHAAVTEKLKRFVLPYLDIRDRVSGYGVSIVKGGLKAIGRDAGSVRPPLQNLTEADLADLGALIQKAGLMPAPATV from the coding sequence ATGGCCACCTACACCCCAGCCGAACTTGCCGCCAAGCTCAAGGACGGACTGCTCTCCTTCCCGGTGACGGCATTCGATGCAAACCTGGAAATCGACGAAGCCGCATACCGCAGCCACCTGGACTGGCAGTCAAGCTTCGGCGTCGCGGGCCTCTTCGCCGCCGGCGGCACCGGCGAGGGCTTCACCCTCACCCCCGAGGAAGCCTCCCGCGTGGTGCGTATGGCAGTCGAGGAAGCGGGCTCGCGCGTTCCGGTGCTCGGTTCGGCCGGCGGCTCCACCAAGCAGGCCATCCAGAACGCCCAGGATTCGGAGGCCGCGGGCGCCGAGGGCATCCTGCTGCTGCCGCCGTACCTGACCGAATGCGACCAGGAGGGCCTGTTCCAGCACGTCTCGGCCGTCTGCGCTTCAACCTCCACCGGCGTCATCGTCTACAACCGCGCCAATGCCATCTACTCGGCCGACACCGTGGCCCGCCTGGCCGACACCCACGAAAACTTCATTGGATTCAAGGACGCCACCGGCGACATCGAGCACCTGACCAAGGTCTACACGAAGAACGGCGACCGCCTCTTCTACCTCGGCGGCCTGCCCACCGCCGAGACCTTCGCCCTGCCGCTGCTGCAGCTGGGCATGAGCACCTACTCCTCGGCCATGTACAACTTCGTTCCGGAGTTTGCCCTGGACTTCTACAAGGACGTGCGCAACCAGGACCACGCAGCCGTCACCGAGAAGCTCAAGCGCTTCGTCCTGCCGTACCTGGACATCCGCGACCGCGTCAGCGGCTACGGCGTCTCCATCGTCAAGGGCGGCCTGAAGGCCATCGGCCGCGACGCCGGCTCGGTACGCCCGCCGCTGCAGAACCTCACCGAGGCGGACCTGGCCGACCTGGGCGCACTGATCCAGAAGGCCGGACTGATGCCGGCCCCCGCCACCGTCTAA
- a CDS encoding LysR family transcriptional regulator — MFSLIQLESFVAVAEELHFGAAAERLNMTQPPLSRQIQLLERELQAQLFVRNSRRVELTAAGQVLLPSARRILDLSAKTSLEVSRVATGDAGTVVIGYTAVAGQAVLPQLLAQASKHLPHVTLVLREAVSVEQLDALSKGSIDMGLLRPIVTRAGVQTQLIKKDRLIVGLPQGHDLATGKGVFIKEIAGLPLMMYSTGEARYFYDLVLRLFDSVGARPEIAQIASQIPALLALVAAGLGVTLVPATAMEFAPRGVVFEEITGPTGLSDLNHSDMYLAWDEASANPAAEMLRKIFLESIDLDTEDHQPVSSRK; from the coding sequence ATGTTTTCGCTGATCCAGCTCGAATCCTTTGTTGCCGTGGCCGAGGAGCTGCACTTCGGGGCGGCCGCGGAACGGTTGAACATGACCCAGCCCCCGTTGAGTCGGCAGATCCAGCTTTTGGAACGCGAGCTCCAGGCGCAGCTGTTCGTGCGCAATTCCCGGCGGGTGGAACTTACCGCTGCCGGCCAGGTCCTGTTGCCCAGTGCACGCCGCATCCTGGACCTGAGCGCCAAGACAAGCCTCGAGGTTTCCCGGGTGGCCACGGGGGACGCCGGAACCGTGGTGATCGGCTATACTGCGGTCGCCGGGCAGGCCGTGCTGCCGCAACTGCTGGCCCAGGCCTCAAAGCACCTGCCGCACGTCACCCTGGTGCTGCGAGAGGCGGTTTCGGTTGAGCAGCTGGACGCGCTGAGCAAGGGCTCGATCGACATGGGGCTGCTGCGCCCCATCGTCACGCGTGCCGGAGTGCAGACCCAGCTCATCAAGAAGGACCGTTTGATTGTCGGGCTTCCGCAGGGCCACGACTTGGCCACGGGCAAGGGAGTTTTCATCAAGGAAATTGCCGGCTTGCCACTGATGATGTATTCGACGGGGGAGGCCCGGTACTTCTACGACCTCGTGCTGCGGCTCTTCGACTCGGTGGGTGCCAGGCCCGAGATCGCCCAGATAGCCAGCCAGATTCCTGCGCTCCTGGCGCTCGTTGCCGCCGGCCTCGGGGTTACCCTGGTTCCGGCAACAGCCATGGAATTTGCCCCGCGCGGCGTGGTCTTCGAGGAAATCACCGGGCCCACCGGGCTATCGGACCTGAACCACTCGGACATGTACCTGGCCTGGGACGAGGCGTCCGCGAATCCCGCTGCCGAGATGCTGCGGAAGATCTTCCTTGAGTCGATCGACCTGGACACCGAGGACCACCAGCCGGTTTCTTCCCGGAAGTAG
- a CDS encoding 2-hydroxyacid dehydrogenase: protein MRIVVTDPIISEFADLLRKKAPGNDWDFVAGISPEAQSGAIARADVLLCAKLASRDAAACTARFVHITGSGTDRVAVDDLPAETVVSRTAHHERSIAEHILMAVLAHQRRLPAVSEQMRSGVWRSVATEASTPLHRTLDELTIGFVGLGGIGTEAVRLCTSLGMKAVAVRRSPVAAEALGSSLEWVKSMDALPEFLAVSDVVVLCLPLTEETRGLMGAIQFRQMRSDALLVNVSRGPIIDEDALYAALKDGLIGGAALDVWWDAPTGTDAPESVSRFAAMPNVIATPHHSGHARQTFVRRATEIAENINAFNEGGRLSNSIPR, encoded by the coding sequence ATGCGCATTGTTGTCACCGACCCCATCATCTCCGAGTTCGCGGACCTGCTGCGGAAAAAGGCCCCCGGCAACGACTGGGATTTCGTTGCTGGCATTTCCCCGGAAGCCCAATCCGGGGCTATTGCCCGTGCCGATGTCTTGCTGTGCGCGAAGCTCGCCTCCCGGGACGCCGCCGCATGCACCGCCAGGTTCGTGCACATCACCGGATCCGGCACCGACAGGGTTGCTGTGGATGACCTGCCCGCCGAGACAGTCGTTTCGCGGACCGCGCACCATGAGCGCTCGATCGCCGAACACATCCTGATGGCGGTGTTGGCACACCAGCGGCGACTGCCGGCCGTGAGCGAGCAGATGCGCTCAGGAGTGTGGCGCTCGGTGGCCACCGAAGCATCGACGCCCCTTCATCGCACGCTCGATGAACTCACGATTGGGTTCGTGGGGCTCGGCGGCATCGGCACCGAAGCGGTTCGCCTGTGCACAAGCCTTGGCATGAAGGCCGTTGCCGTGCGCAGGAGCCCGGTGGCAGCGGAAGCACTGGGATCCAGCCTTGAGTGGGTGAAGTCCATGGACGCCTTGCCCGAATTTCTGGCGGTCAGCGACGTGGTGGTGCTTTGCCTGCCGCTCACCGAGGAAACCCGCGGCTTGATGGGAGCCATCCAATTCAGGCAGATGCGCAGCGACGCCCTGCTGGTCAACGTGTCCCGCGGCCCGATCATCGATGAAGACGCGCTTTATGCGGCACTCAAGGATGGACTCATTGGGGGCGCGGCCCTCGACGTGTGGTGGGATGCGCCGACCGGAACCGATGCACCGGAATCGGTGTCTCGTTTCGCAGCCATGCCAAACGTCATTGCCACCCCGCATCATTCCGGCCATGCCCGCCAGACATTCGTGCGTCGCGCCACGGAAATCGCGGAGAATATCAATGCGTTCAATGAGGGCGGCAGACTAAGCAATAGCATTCCGCGTTGA
- a CDS encoding glucarate dehydratase family protein, producing MSELELDLLPTVSNDPATATNRCLITEVSITPVAFADPPLLNSVGVHEPFALRAIVVVRTEDGLYGLGETYGDEAHLVRLNRAGALLVGADAFNLNQVSSLVAASLADDAGVGGHGTGGMVTTTSLEDRVLSAFDVACLDIQGKALGVPVSTLLGGAVRDEVAFSGYLFYKWAGHPGHADDSWGAALDPAGIVAQARKIVDEYGFTALKLKGGVFEPEIEAATIEALREAFPDMPLRIDPNGVWTVDTAIKVGQRLEPVLEYLEDPCLSIEDNAAVRAAVKLPIATNMCVVSFNDVPPAIAAGAVDVVLSDHHFWGGLRRSQTLAGIAETFKLGLSMHSNSHLGISFAAMIQLAAATKNIDYACDTHWPWKLASDDVIVPSALEIRGGSVKVPTAPGLGIELDEEALARMHQQYLDCGLTKRDDTGYMQSIHPEFRLATPRW from the coding sequence ATGTCGGAACTTGAACTAGACCTCTTGCCCACCGTCTCAAACGACCCGGCAACGGCAACGAATCGATGCCTCATTACCGAGGTGAGCATTACGCCGGTGGCCTTCGCGGATCCTCCGTTGCTGAATTCCGTGGGGGTGCACGAGCCCTTCGCCTTGCGGGCAATCGTGGTGGTCCGTACCGAGGACGGCCTATACGGACTGGGGGAAACCTACGGCGATGAGGCGCACCTGGTCCGGCTGAATCGCGCCGGCGCCCTGCTCGTGGGGGCCGACGCCTTCAACCTCAACCAAGTTTCCTCCCTCGTAGCCGCGTCGCTGGCCGACGACGCCGGCGTCGGCGGGCACGGCACCGGCGGCATGGTCACCACCACCTCATTGGAGGACCGCGTCCTGTCCGCCTTCGATGTTGCCTGCCTCGACATCCAGGGCAAGGCCCTCGGCGTGCCGGTCAGCACCCTGCTCGGCGGCGCGGTCCGCGATGAGGTGGCCTTCAGCGGATACCTGTTCTACAAGTGGGCGGGGCACCCGGGCCATGCAGACGACTCCTGGGGAGCTGCCCTGGATCCCGCGGGAATCGTGGCCCAGGCCCGCAAGATAGTCGACGAGTACGGCTTCACCGCGCTGAAGCTCAAGGGCGGGGTCTTCGAACCGGAGATCGAAGCCGCCACGATCGAAGCCCTGCGCGAGGCATTCCCCGACATGCCGTTGCGCATAGACCCCAACGGCGTGTGGACAGTGGACACCGCTATCAAGGTCGGCCAGCGACTGGAGCCGGTGTTGGAGTACCTCGAGGACCCATGCCTGTCCATTGAAGACAACGCCGCGGTGCGCGCCGCCGTCAAGCTGCCCATCGCCACCAACATGTGCGTCGTGTCCTTCAACGACGTACCGCCGGCCATCGCGGCGGGCGCCGTGGACGTCGTCCTGTCGGACCACCACTTTTGGGGCGGGCTCAGGCGCTCGCAAACCCTGGCCGGCATCGCGGAGACCTTCAAGCTCGGCCTGTCCATGCACTCGAATTCGCACCTTGGCATCAGTTTCGCCGCGATGATCCAGTTGGCCGCGGCCACCAAGAACATCGACTACGCCTGCGACACCCACTGGCCCTGGAAGCTGGCTAGCGATGATGTCATCGTTCCCAGTGCATTGGAAATCCGCGGGGGCTCCGTCAAGGTCCCGACGGCACCGGGCCTGGGAATCGAACTCGACGAAGAGGCCCTGGCCCGGATGCACCAGCAGTATCTAGATTGCGGGCTGACAAAGCGCGACGACACCGGATATATGCAGAGCATCCACCCGGAATTCCGGCTCGCAACCCCGCGCTGGTGA
- a CDS encoding enolase C-terminal domain-like protein gives MSATQPTIAAIEVVPVAGHDSMLLNLSGAHGPFFTRNITIITDSEGRTGLGEVPGGEPIRRTIEEAGELLIGAPVARFRSLLRAVATRFADRDAGGRGAQTFDLRTTVHAVTAIESALLDLHGQFLGVPVAELLGEGQQRDAVPMLGYLFYVGNPDDTDLPYLREPNGRDDWERVRREEAMTPEAIVRLAEAAQARYGFKDFKLKGGVQSGDLEVDAVIALKQRFPEARITLDPNGGWLLKDAIRLGKRMAGIVAYAEDPCGAEGKFSGREVVAEFRRATGLQTATNMIATDWREMSHAVRTNAVDIPLADPHFWTMAGSVRVAQLCDEFGLTWGSHSNNHFDISLAMFTQVGAAAPGEITALDTHWIWQDGQGLTEEPLLIRDGEIKVPARAGLGVSLNRERLQEAHELYLEHGLGSRDDAASMQYLIPGWEFNAKSPALVR, from the coding sequence ATGAGCGCAACACAGCCAACCATCGCAGCCATCGAGGTCGTCCCGGTTGCCGGGCACGACTCGATGCTGCTGAACCTCTCCGGGGCCCACGGCCCGTTCTTCACCCGCAACATCACCATCATCACCGACTCCGAGGGCCGCACCGGCCTCGGCGAGGTGCCCGGCGGGGAGCCCATCCGCCGCACCATCGAGGAAGCCGGCGAGCTGCTCATCGGTGCGCCGGTGGCACGGTTCCGCTCGCTGCTGCGTGCCGTGGCAACCCGGTTCGCGGACCGGGATGCCGGCGGCCGCGGCGCCCAGACCTTCGACCTGCGCACCACGGTGCACGCGGTCACCGCCATCGAATCGGCACTGCTGGATTTGCACGGCCAGTTCCTCGGTGTTCCCGTCGCGGAACTGCTGGGCGAGGGCCAGCAGCGCGATGCGGTTCCGATGCTCGGTTACCTCTTCTACGTGGGCAACCCCGATGACACCGACCTGCCCTACCTGCGCGAGCCAAACGGTCGGGACGACTGGGAACGCGTCCGTCGCGAAGAGGCCATGACCCCGGAGGCCATCGTCAGGCTGGCCGAGGCCGCCCAGGCACGCTACGGGTTCAAGGATTTCAAGCTCAAGGGCGGCGTGCAGTCCGGGGACCTGGAAGTCGATGCCGTCATCGCCCTGAAGCAGCGCTTCCCCGAGGCACGCATCACCCTGGATCCCAACGGCGGCTGGCTGCTGAAGGACGCGATCCGTCTGGGTAAGCGCATGGCCGGAATCGTGGCCTACGCGGAGGACCCGTGCGGCGCCGAGGGCAAGTTCTCCGGGCGCGAGGTCGTGGCCGAGTTCCGTCGGGCCACCGGCCTGCAGACGGCCACCAACATGATCGCCACCGACTGGCGCGAAATGTCCCACGCGGTGCGCACCAATGCCGTGGACATCCCTCTGGCGGACCCGCACTTCTGGACCATGGCCGGTTCAGTGCGCGTGGCACAGCTCTGTGACGAGTTCGGACTCACTTGGGGGTCGCACTCGAACAACCACTTCGACATCTCTCTGGCCATGTTCACGCAGGTCGGTGCCGCGGCTCCGGGCGAGATCACGGCGCTGGACACGCACTGGATCTGGCAGGACGGCCAGGGGCTGACCGAAGAGCCGCTGCTGATCCGCGACGGCGAAATCAAGGTTCCCGCACGTGCCGGCCTGGGTGTCAGTCTGAACCGCGAACGCCTCCAGGAGGCCCACGAGCTCTACCTGGAGCACGGACTGGGCTCGCGCGACGACGCGGCATCCATGCAGTACCTGATTCCGGGCTGGGAATTCAACGCCAAGAGCCCGGCTCTGGTGCGCTAG
- a CDS encoding alpha/beta fold hydrolase — MATLTVGTENNAPIDLYYEDQGNGVPVVLIHGYPLDGSSWEKQTVALLEAGYRVITYDRRGFGKSSKVVSGYDYDTFSADLKAVLDALDVNDAVLVGFSMGTGEVARYLSRYGSGRIAKAVFLGSLEPFLLQTSDNPEGIPQSVFDPMLQAVSKDRYAFFTEFFKNFFNTDEFLGNRLSPEALEANKNLAYSASAYASIAAQPTWLTDFRADIDHINVPALIVHGTADRILPIDNTARRFTTLLPATEYHEIEGAPHGLLWTHADEVNSILLEFLAR, encoded by the coding sequence ATGGCCACACTCACTGTTGGCACCGAGAACAATGCACCGATCGATCTCTACTACGAGGACCAGGGCAACGGAGTGCCCGTCGTTCTCATCCATGGATATCCGTTAGACGGCTCATCGTGGGAAAAACAAACCGTCGCACTTTTGGAAGCCGGCTACCGTGTCATCACTTACGACCGGCGTGGCTTCGGCAAGAGTTCGAAAGTCGTCTCCGGCTATGATTACGACACTTTCTCCGCCGACTTGAAAGCAGTATTGGACGCGCTGGATGTAAACGATGCCGTCTTGGTCGGTTTCTCCATGGGCACCGGTGAGGTGGCACGCTACCTTTCACGCTATGGTTCGGGGCGAATCGCCAAGGCAGTCTTCCTCGGCTCGCTCGAGCCTTTCCTTCTACAGACCTCTGACAACCCGGAGGGTATTCCTCAGTCAGTTTTTGATCCGATGCTTCAGGCGGTCTCCAAGGATCGCTACGCCTTCTTCACGGAATTCTTCAAGAATTTCTTCAACACCGATGAGTTCTTGGGCAATCGGCTAAGTCCTGAGGCGCTGGAGGCCAATAAGAACCTTGCCTACAGTGCTTCCGCCTATGCCTCAATCGCGGCCCAACCCACATGGCTCACGGATTTCAGGGCGGATATTGACCATATCAACGTGCCTGCTTTGATCGTGCATGGCACGGCCGATCGCATCCTGCCCATCGACAATACAGCGCGCCGCTTTACGACTCTCTTGCCCGCGACCGAGTACCACGAGATCGAGGGAGCACCACACGGGTTGTTGTGGACGCACGCAGACGAGGTGAACTCGATTCTGTTGGAGTTCCTCGCGCGCTAG
- a CDS encoding LysR family transcriptional regulator — translation MFTLDQARSFVAVAEELHFGRAAERLNMTQPPLSRQIQKLERSVGVELLERDNRKVSLTAAGHAFLIDARRLVISAERAPLNARRIASGQFGELRIGFTAASGFSLLGPLLSEISTQLPNVHLELFEMVTGEQITALQDGDIDLGLARPPFDENILESQLLFSESLYIAVPTGHRLDLLPREIVVEDLAGESLIMHSPTKARYFYDLVVRQIDIEHQNVVHSVSQILTMIALVAAGRGIAFVPESAKLLGVEGVRYLRLDDIAEDAVELHAIWNRDTRNPALAKLAQIVRGAMQA, via the coding sequence TTGTTCACCTTGGATCAAGCCCGAAGTTTTGTAGCCGTCGCCGAAGAGCTGCACTTCGGCCGCGCCGCCGAACGCCTGAACATGACCCAGCCCCCGCTGAGCCGGCAAATCCAGAAGCTCGAGCGCAGCGTCGGGGTTGAGCTGCTCGAACGCGACAACCGCAAGGTCAGCCTCACCGCCGCCGGGCACGCTTTTCTCATCGATGCCAGGCGGCTGGTGATTTCGGCCGAACGCGCCCCGCTGAACGCGCGACGCATTGCCTCGGGGCAGTTCGGGGAACTGCGCATCGGGTTCACCGCGGCTTCGGGCTTCAGCCTGCTCGGTCCCCTGCTGTCCGAAATTTCGACGCAGCTGCCCAATGTGCATCTGGAACTCTTTGAAATGGTGACCGGGGAACAGATCACGGCGTTGCAGGACGGGGACATAGATCTGGGGCTGGCCAGGCCGCCTTTCGATGAAAATATCCTTGAATCACAACTGCTCTTCTCCGAATCCCTGTACATTGCGGTGCCCACCGGGCACCGTCTGGATCTGCTCCCCCGCGAGATCGTTGTCGAAGATCTGGCAGGTGAATCATTAATCATGCACTCACCAACCAAGGCCCGCTATTTCTATGACTTGGTGGTACGGCAGATCGATATCGAGCACCAGAACGTTGTCCATTCGGTAAGCCAGATCCTGACGATGATTGCGCTGGTCGCGGCCGGGCGCGGCATCGCCTTTGTGCCCGAAAGCGCCAAACTGCTCGGGGTCGAGGGCGTGCGTTACCTGCGGCTTGATGACATTGCGGAGGACGCCGTGGAGTTGCACGCGATCTGGAACCGGGACACCCGGAATCCTGCGCTGGCCAAACTCGCCCAGATCGTGCGCGGGGCCATGCAGGCCTAG
- a CDS encoding NADPH-dependent FMN reductase, with amino-acid sequence MSTYNIGYFVGSLATGSINRILSKALIKLAPECLQFTEIPIKDLPLYSYDYDADFPPAGLALKKSIAESDGLLFISPEYNRSIPGALKNAIDWGSRPWGTNSFARKPTGIIGASVGAIGTAVMQSSMRSVLSFLDAPQLNSPEAYINFKPSAFAEDGTVKDESTADFLTHYMCEYAAFVQRVLDANAEGHIGDPDPVAKVEK; translated from the coding sequence ATGTCTACCTACAACATCGGCTACTTCGTCGGTTCCTTGGCCACCGGCTCCATCAACCGCATCCTGTCCAAGGCGCTGATCAAGTTGGCGCCCGAATGCCTGCAATTCACCGAGATCCCCATCAAGGACCTCCCGTTGTACAGCTACGACTACGACGCCGACTTCCCGCCCGCGGGCCTGGCCCTCAAGAAGTCGATCGCCGAGTCCGACGGCCTGCTGTTCATCTCCCCCGAATACAACCGCTCCATTCCAGGCGCGCTGAAGAACGCCATCGACTGGGGTTCCCGCCCCTGGGGCACCAACTCCTTCGCCCGCAAGCCCACCGGAATCATCGGGGCCTCCGTGGGCGCCATCGGCACCGCGGTCATGCAATCCTCCATGCGCAGCGTGCTCAGCTTCCTGGACGCCCCGCAGCTGAACTCCCCCGAGGCCTACATCAACTTCAAACCGTCGGCCTTTGCGGAAGACGGCACCGTCAAAGACGAGTCGACCGCCGATTTCCTCACCCACTACATGTGCGAGTACGCGGCGTTCGTTCAGCGCGTCCTGGACGCCAACGCCGAGGGACACATCGGCGACCCGGATCCCGTGGCGAAGGTCGAAAAGTAA
- a CDS encoding AEC family transporter, protein MQGVLQGFTIVLILIGIGLATARFLPRKRESIATGLTPLIYYITNPALMFTLLADTDLRSVIGVYTPIALITAALTGSLYAVSAKLLFKVPTARLPGAAMATSYVNAGNIGVPLALYAVGNTNPVVSVLIAQLLVIAPIYLCFFALAARATGSGQKDAPLGKTILRSIANPVTIATFVGAVFAGLDIHLPEVIHIPIEMLGQASIPLLLMAFGMSLFGQRPLAEKSLRGEVLLASAFKMLFMPLVAWVFAAFVFGLQGTALLGVVIMAALPTAQNVLLFSQQFRLETAVPREVILSSTLLAIPVTLLITFFLG, encoded by the coding sequence ATGCAGGGAGTGCTCCAGGGATTCACGATAGTCCTGATACTGATCGGCATCGGATTGGCCACCGCGCGCTTCCTGCCGCGCAAGCGCGAGAGCATTGCCACCGGGTTGACCCCGCTGATCTACTACATCACCAATCCGGCCCTGATGTTCACGCTGCTGGCGGATACGGACCTGCGCTCCGTGATCGGCGTGTACACGCCGATAGCACTCATCACCGCGGCATTGACGGGATCGCTTTATGCGGTGTCCGCCAAGCTGTTGTTCAAGGTGCCCACGGCCCGGCTTCCGGGTGCGGCCATGGCCACCAGCTACGTCAATGCCGGCAACATCGGCGTGCCGTTGGCGCTTTACGCCGTGGGCAACACCAACCCCGTGGTGTCCGTACTCATTGCCCAGCTCTTGGTGATCGCACCGATCTACCTGTGTTTCTTCGCGTTGGCGGCCCGGGCTACGGGCAGCGGGCAAAAAGATGCCCCGTTGGGCAAGACGATCCTTCGCTCGATCGCCAATCCGGTCACCATCGCCACGTTTGTGGGCGCCGTCTTCGCGGGCTTGGACATCCACCTGCCGGAGGTCATCCACATACCGATTGAGATGCTGGGCCAGGCGTCGATCCCGCTGCTGTTGATGGCGTTCGGAATGTCCCTCTTTGGGCAGCGCCCCCTGGCCGAGAAATCGCTGCGCGGCGAGGTGTTGCTGGCTTCCGCCTTCAAGATGCTCTTCATGCCGCTGGTGGCCTGGGTGTTCGCGGCCTTCGTCTTCGGTTTGCAGGGGACGGCCCTTCTCGGAGTGGTGATCATGGCGGCTCTTCCCACGGCACAGAACGTGCTCCTCTTTTCACAGCAATTCCGGCTGGAAACGGCCGTGCCCCGTGAAGTGATCCTGTCCAGCACCCTACTGGCGATCCCCGTGACGCTTTTGATTACATTTTTCCTGGGCTGA